GGTATTCTTCGCGGTGATCTTGCAGATCCGGATATTGCCGGTGTCGGCCACATAGACGTTCCCGGCGGGATCCAGCGCCAGGTCCTGGGGCCCGCTGAACCCGTCAGCATAGACCTCCGACTGCCAGGTCCCATCCTTCCAGACCCGCAGCACCCGGTTGTTGTTGGTATCGGAGACGTAAACACTGCCGTCGGTCGCCACCACAACGCCCTGGGGCTGTTCGAAGGGCCCGTCAATCGTCCCTCCCAACAAGGTATCGATTTGCACCCCCGCGGCGGCTGCCCAGCCGGGGAGGAGCAAAAAGAAGACCAGCAGCAGGGCCAGGCAGCGGGCGCCGCCAAAGAGTCTGCGGAAAACCTGCGCCGAGGGAATTATTCCGGAAAGATCACCGACGGGGGTGCGGGGGGTGTCCATGGCGTGTCCTTGTCGTGGCAAAAAAATGTTGGCGACGGCTGATTCAAGGAGCTTCATTAGAAACAGAAAGAGGGGGGAGACTGTATAGCCTCCCCCCTCTGAATCGTTGCGTTATGTCCCGGGCGCTGGCCATGCCAGCCGGTCCGGCCCATAGGGTCCTCCTTCACATCGGGAAAGGAGAACCCCTTCTCCCCGCCCTTCCTCAAACCTTCTTTACCCAAAAACCCACATGAGACTAACAGACAAGCCACCCAATATGCAATAAAAAACGGGCGCCGGGACGGCCCACCGAGGGACGGCCCGACGCCCGAGAGGCGTAAGGAAAGAACGACTGCGCGCGGCAAGGACGAACGGGCGAAACAGGTCCAACCCTGCCGCTATCCCCCTGAGCCGCCTAGGCCTTTGGCAGGGGGGTGTTCAGGCCGTACGGTGAGTTATCGAGCACCACCTGGATGGCCCGGTTGGTCCCCGGCGCAAAGAGGATGGGGGCCTGCAGGTTGAGAGTCACGTCCTCGGGGCCATTCACCGTCACCACCGCCAGCAGGCACCACTCGTCCCCCTGGTCGATGCCGAGCGCCTCCAGCTCCCTGCGGTCGGGACGGACCTGGAAATCGGGGAAAAAGGAGGTGGGGTCGGTGAGGACAAAGGCCACCGCCGAATCCTCGGCGCTCTGAATCCAGAAGAGAGGGCCCTTCTTCAGCTGGGGCATGACGATATAATCGTGCAGCGCTCCGAAGCCGAGCAGCCCCTCCGGGAAGCGGATGGTCAGGCTGGGGTCGTACTCGACCTCTCCGAAACGGGTCAAAATCTTCCGAATGTCGCTCATTTGGAACCGTCCTTCGCCGCCAGAGTGACACTCAAGACATCCAAGTCGTCCATGCTCCACTGGGTCGCCTCCTTGTTCTCCTGACAGATCTTGTCGAAGATCTCCTGCCGGTAAACCTTCCTGTCTCGCGGAGCATCGATGCCGATGCGGATACCGCCCCCCTTGATCTCGACGACGGTCACCTTGATGTCGTCGCCGATAACGATTCCTTCACCGACCTTCCTGGTCAATACAAGCATGTCGCCCTCCCTGGCAGGTTGCTTCTATCAAAACGTTCTGAAAAAGTAACTGAATTATAACCCCAAAAAGGGCCACCCAAAATGGGCCGTTCGACAACCCTGAAGCCCCAGGCCCCGGAAGCGCCGCAAAGAAGAAGGCCTCTGACCGATGCGCGGGATCCCGCCTCCGCGCCTCGCAGCACTCCTTGATTCCCCTCTGTCGAACCGTCCGTTCCGGTTGTGGCTCCGAGGACTAAAGGTACTTGAGAATGCTCAACTGGGAGATCTTCTAGGTCACGCTGAGGGCCGCCTCGTAGGCGGCCTCCTGCTGAGTGAGGCTGCTGATCGTCTCCACGATGTCGGCATCCTCGATACGCGAGAGGACCATCTGCATGTCGACCTTGACCCCCTCCATGTGACCCCGGGCCTCCTCGATGCGGGCGGCGGTGCTGCCGAGTCGGCTCCGTTCGCTGCGCAGCTGCTCCATGCCGGCGTCAAGGTCCCCGAGCCGGCCCTGGATTCCGGCCGTGTCATCGGCCCTCAGGTCCGCCTCGAAGCCTTCGAGCAGGGCGAACAGGTCTACTCCGTTCTTGAACAGCTCGTCGCCGGGCGCGTTGACCCGGACCTGCTCGCCCGGGCCGATCTCCAGATTGAGGGCTCCGCCGTCTCCTCCGTAGGCGTGGGGCGGAGCGTCGCCGAAGGGGGGGGCGTCATCCCGGAAACCGCCGAACAGGTAGCGGCCGCCCATCTCGGCGTTGGCCACCCCCAGCAGTTCCTGGCGCAAATGCCCGACTTCCTCGGCCATGGACTGACGGTCCTCGGCGGAGAGGGCGCCGTTGAGCGAGCCGATGGCGAGCTCCTTGGCCCGGATCAGCACGTCTCCCCCCCGGTCGAGTTGGTCGTCGGTAAACTGCAGCCGATCGAGGGCCGAGCCCATGGTCTCGATGTAGCGTTCGGTCCCCCGGATGTCGCTGCGGGCTGCAAGCAGGGAGCGCACCGCGCCGGGATCATCCGAGGGGCGAACCAGCTTCTTGCCCGAGACGGCGGTCAGCCGCAACTCGTTGAGGCGGGTGCCGTTGCGCTCCAGCTGACCGAGCAGGGTCCGATATGTGGAAGCGTTGGTGACCTTCATCGACTCGTCCTAGATGTTGAGCAGGGAGTCCATCATCTCGTCGACCGTCGCCAGGAACTTGGCGGAGGCCTCGAACCCCGTCTGAAACTGGATGAGGCTGACCATCTCCTCCTCCACCGAGACGCCCACCTGGGCATCGCGGAAATTCTGGAGCTGAAGCAGGGCGTCCCCGCTGCCCTGAAGGGAAAGCTGGTTCTGGCTCACCTCGGTCCCCACCCGGGAGGCCATATCGGCGTAGAAGCGGCCGAAGCTCGTGGAGCCGTCGACGCTGGGCGCATCCTCCAGGGCCATCATCGCCAGGGCGTTGGTGTTGTCGCCCGATGCGGAACTGGTGCCGGCGGCCACCTGGCCGGTGTCGCTCAGAGCCGTCGCCAGGGAGCCCGCGGCCCCCTCCCAGGGGTCGGCCGGCGGCGCCGGCGCCGCCGGGACCGCGAAGAAAGCCCCCCCCGCCGCGCCGCTCGGATCGGTCCCCGCGGCGTGCACGGCGTTGACCCCGGTGGCCAGGCTGTAGGCGAGCTTGTCGAGATCGTTCTGAACGCCGGGCAGGACCTGGTCCCGGACCTCGAGCAGGCCCCCCGCTTCGCCGCCGAGGTTGTCGACGCCAAGGTCATGGACCCTGTCGCCCGCCTTCAGCTGCAACTGCAGGGCGTCCCCGCTGCGATTGGCCTCCAGGGCCAGGGCCTCGCCTTCCTGGACGAGGGGGGGAAGCCCCCCGGGCAGGTGAACCGCCACCATGCCGCTCCCGGCATCGAAATGCTGGATCCCGAGACTGGAAGAGAGGCTCTCCAGAAGCTGGTCGCGCCGGTCCCGGTCGGCCGGGGCGCTCTGCCCGGCGGCCTGAAGGGACGAGATGCGCAGATTGAGATCGGCCACCTCCTGAAGCTGGCCGTTGATGGCGTCGATCTTCCCCTCCAGGGTGTCGTCGATACCGCGGCGCACCCCCTCCAGCTCGTCTGCCGCCTGGTTGAAGGCCGTCGCGAGCATCTCCCCGCCCTGAAGGACTCCGTCGCGGGCCGCTGAGCTGGCCGGGTCGCTGCTGAGTTCCTTCCAGGCGTCGAAGAAGCCGTCGATGCGGCCGCCGAGGCCGGTCTCGGAGATGTTGGCGATACGCTCGAGGTCGGCCAGGGGAACGGCCTTGGCGCTCTCCTGGCCGAGCGCCGCGCTCTGGCTGTCGATCTGGCGGGTCAGAAATGAATTGTGGGCGCGGGTGACGTCGTCGACCCGGACTCCCTGGCCGACCAGAAAGCCCCCCATATTGAGAGTAGGATAGCTGGAGACCTGGGCGGTCTGCCGGGAATAGCCGGGAGTATTGACGTTGGCGAGATTGCCGCCGGTGACCTCGATCCCCTTCTGGCTGGCGCCGAGGCTCGACTTGCCGATCTGAAGTGCATTGAACAGTCCGGACATCTCACGCCCTCCCGGAGAGGAGCCTTCCCGCCGCCGCGGCCCGGGCCTCGCCGCCGCCGGTGCCGTACCCGGGGGAGGTCCCCTGCTGGCCGAAGAACTGCATGGTTTCCCGGACCCAGTTCAGGGCCGACCAGAGCAGGTAGGCGTTGCGGCGGTTCTCCTCTCGCACAACCGCAGCCAGGCTGTGGATCTTCTCGTCCGCCTCGGCGGCGGAGGGCAGGCAACGGACAAGATCCTCTTTCTGCCGGGTGGCGGCGCTCATCTGCTCCAGATCGAGGGCCTTGGCGCACTCGCGCTCCCGGAGAATAAGGCGGTGCAACTCGGTCAGCTGGCCGTGCAGGCCCTGCTCGCTCATGAAGATTCCTGCTCGGACAGGAACTTGAGGACGCTCTCGGCGACCTTCTCCAGGTCGGGCTTGTAGGTGCCGTTCCCGATCTGCTCCTTGAGGGCGGCCACCTTATCGGCCCGCTCGGCGTCGGAACCGGCGGTCGGCTCCTTGGCCTTGTTCACCTCCTGAAGAACCGAGGAGAAAGCCACCCGGTCCTTGGCGGTCTGTTGCCCGTCATCCTTGGGAACCTCGACCTTGCGGGTCCGCTTGACCCCGTCTATAGGAGTGATGCCCTTGTTGCCGAGAATTTTAGACGTCATGGCCTGCACCTCTTTGAAGCACCCCGCGCGGGTCGCGGGGCTGGGATTCTGCGAATGGAGGCTCTTCCCCCTCCATCTCTTAGTCTTCTTTTCGGCAGGGGGGCGGAAAAAGTTTAGAAAAAATCTCAGGCGGGCCGTTCGAAGTGATCGAACAGGGGCGAAAGGCCGCTCAGTCCGACTCGGTCGGGGCGTCGAGCAGTTGCCGGTAAAGGGCCTCGGCGATGCCCAGGCCCTTGCCGGAGGCCGCCGAGCGGGCGATCTCCATGTCCATCATGTCCCGGAACACCTCCCCCTTCATCCCGTTCTCCATGAGCCCCCCCTCGGGGACGGTGCTCCGCATCCCCTTGAAGAGCTGCTGGACGAAAATGGCCTCGAACTCCTGGCAGGTATTGCGCAGGGCCTTCGGGTCCTGGCCCGACTTTTCGGGGGAAACCTTGGTAGTGGCCATGTTCAGCAGCAGGCTGGGATCGAGATTGAGATTCATGGTCGGTGCTCCGGTCCTAGAGGATAACGAGCTCGGCATGGAGGGCGCCGGCCGCCTTGATGGCCTGGAAGATGGCGATGATGTCGCGGGGCGTGGCGCCGATGGCGTTCAGGGCGCCGGCCACGTCGCCGATGCTGACCCCCCTCTTCATGACGACGAGGCTGGAGTCCTGCTCGCTGACCTCGATGCCGGTGTCGGGCACCACGACCGTCTTGCCCTCGCCGAAGGCGTTGGGCTGGGAGACCTGGGCCGACTCGCTGATCACCAGGCTGAGGTTGCTGTGGGAGACCGCCACGGTGGAGATGCGCACGTCCTCGCCCATGACGATGGTGCCGGTCCTTTCGTTGACCACGATGCGCGCCAGGCTGTCGGGCACCACGTCGAGGGACTCCAGGGCGGCGACGAAATCGACGGTCCGTCCCGCGAAGGCGGCGGGAATCTTCACCCGCAGGGTGCCGCCGTCCACCGCAGCCGCGGTCTCGGGGCCGAAGGCGGTGTTGACCGCCAGGTTCATGCGCGACATGGTGGTGAAGTAGGCGTTCTTGAGGCGATAGGTCAGGCTCTGCAGGTCGCCCAGGGCGAAAGGAACCTCCCTCTCCACCAGGGCCCCGCCGGGAATCCTCCCGACGGTCGGGTGGTTGGTCTGGACCTTGGCCGCTTCACCCCCGAAGGCCAGGGAGCCGACCACGAGGGGCCCCTGGGCCACGGCGAAGGTGTTGCCGTCGGGACCCCGAAGGGGGGTCATGAGAAGCGTTCCCCCGGCCAGGTTCTCCGAATCCCCGACCGAAGAGACCAGGACGTCGATGGTGCTGCCGGCCCGGGCGAAGGGGGGGAGCTGAGCGGTGACGATGACCGCGGCCACGTTGTCGACCTTGACCTGGTCGCGGTCCACGGTCACCCCGAGGCGCTCCATCATGTTGACCAGGGACTGGACCGTGAACTGGGTGCTGGCGCTGTCGCCGCTGCCGTTAAGGCCCACCACCAGGCCGTAGCCGACCAGCTGGTTGTCGCGGACCCCCTCGAGGCGGGCGATGTCCTTGATCCGCGTGGCGTGGGCGGCGACCGAAAAGAGCAGGAGAGCGGCGAGGGCAAGGACAGTGGTCTTGTTGAAAACGCTTCGCACGGAAGTCCCCCTTAGAAAGGCCAGGTATGGTCCAGGAGCCGAACCAGCCAGCCCTGCTTCTGCTTGTCGCTGAGGACCCCCTTGCCGGTGTAGGCGATGCGGGCGTCGAGGATGCTCTGAGAGTTGACGACATTGCTGGAGGAGATGTCGGCCTGGCGGATAAGGCCCGAGAGCTTGACGATCTGCTCCTCGTTGTTGACCGTAACCGTCTTCTTCCCCTCGATGCGCAGGTTGCCGTTGGGCAGCACCTCCACGACCTGGGTGCTGAGGGTGGCGACAAGGTCCTCCTTGCGGGAGGTCCTGCCCGAGCCTTCGAAGTCGTTCTCGTAGCTGGTATCGATCAGGCTCGTGGGGTCGATGGCGCCGTTGAGGGTGGCGAGGTTCTTCTCCAGGCCGAAGAAGTTGGCGAGCCCGGCCTTGGCGGTGCTTTTGCGCCCCGCGGAGGTCTTCGCCTCCTTGCTGGCGCTGGCCTGCTCGAAGATGGCCACGGTCAGGATGTCTCCCACCCTGCGCGCCTTGAGATCATAGAAAAGCCCGCCGCGCCCCTCGGTCCAGAGCGAGCCTGCTGTGGTGGGGGTGGGGGGCTCGATGACCACTTCGGTGATCGTCGGCGGCAGGACCTGCTCGTGACGCGCCTCGCCGTGCAGGGCGCACCCGCAGAGCGGAAGAAGCAGCAGCGGCGAAAGGAAGATCAGGGCTTTCATCTCAGAACTCTACCTCGGCCAGCCCGGGCGCCACCACCCGGCACTGGATCTCCTTGCGGGAGCTGTTGTTGCGAACCCGGACGAACTCCCCCTCGCGGCCGTCCTGGCGGGCCTCGCCGAGAGCGGTCAGGCGAAGAGCCCCCCTGGCGGCGCTGATGGTGATGGTTTCCCCGCGCCGGACCATGGGCGGGAATTCCACCGTCCCGCGGCTGACCGGAACGCCGGCGCGAACCGAGCGCCGCAGCCTCTTGCCGAGAAGCTCCTCCGGGTCGAAACAGGGCTCCCTCAGGTCGACCAGGTTCCGTTCGGACAGGACAATGTCGTCCCGGGACAGCTCGGCTCCCCGACGCAGGTCCGAGGCCGCCACCACGACAGGGGCGAGGGCCTCGAGCTCGGCGCGCAGCGACAGGTTCTTGACCACCCGGCCGTCGACCCGGAAGATAAGGGTAAAGCGGCGGCTGCCGAGAATTGCCGGGTCGGAAGGGATGACCTGGGTGGAGAGCCGCCCCGCAGGCAGGGTAAAGGGGTCGGGCAGGGTCAGGGACCGAAATCGGACCGAAGCCGGAGGCAGCTCCTCGCGGTGCTCCTCGAGGTAGGCCTGGAGGATTTGCTCGATCCTGTCCGGGCCGATACGGGTGTCGCCCCCTCCCGCTCCGGCGATCTTGGTCAGGCGGACCTCCTGGCCGAGGGCAACCGATCCGGCAAGGGAGAGAAACAGGGCAAACAGGGCAATGCGCGGCATGTTCAATCCAATCCCTAGCGGGTCAGGTTATTGGTCATCTGGAGCATCTCGTCGGCGGTCTTGATCGCCTTGGAGTTCACCTCGTAGGCGCGCTGGCCGGCGATCATGTTGACCATCTCTTCCATGATGCTGACGTTGGAGCCCTCCAGGAAGCCCTGGGCCAGGGTGCCGAAACCTTCCTCGCCGGGCAGGCCCGAGGTCGGGTTCCCGGTGGTGGGCGTCTCGGCGAAGAGATTGCGCCCGAGGCTCTTGAGCCCGGCCGGGTTGCTGAAGCGCACCAGGTCGAGAGTGCCGACCTGGGTGGGGGAGTTCTCCCCGTCCAGGAAGACCTCCACGGCACCGTATTCGCCGATGGCGACCTGGGTGGCGTTGGCCGGAATGACGATCTCGGGGAAGACCGGATAGCCCTCGGAGGTGACCAGGCGCCCGGTGCTGTCCTTCTTGAAGGCCCCGGAGCGGCTGTAGACCGTGTCCCCGGCCGGATCGGTGACCTGGAAGAACCCTGAGCCCTCGATGGCCACGTCGAGCTCGCCGCCGGTCTTGTGGATGTCCCCCACGGTGAAGATCTTCTGCACCGCGGCGACCTTGGAGCCGAGGCCGACCTGGACCCCGGTGGGGATTTCCACCCCCGGGGTCGCGGTGGTGCCGGCGGTGCGCGCGGTCTGGTAGAGGATGTCCTGGAAGTCGGCCCGGCTCTTCTTGAACCC
The nucleotide sequence above comes from Desulfuromonas sp.. Encoded proteins:
- a CDS encoding flagellar assembly protein FliW; its protein translation is MSDIRKILTRFGEVEYDPSLTIRFPEGLLGFGALHDYIVMPQLKKGPLFWIQSAEDSAVAFVLTDPTSFFPDFQVRPDRRELEALGIDQGDEWCLLAVVTVNGPEDVTLNLQAPILFAPGTNRAIQVVLDNSPYGLNTPLPKA
- the flgK gene encoding flagellar hook-associated protein FlgK, whose amino-acid sequence is MSGLFNALQIGKSSLGASQKGIEVTGGNLANVNTPGYSRQTAQVSSYPTLNMGGFLVGQGVRVDDVTRAHNSFLTRQIDSQSAALGQESAKAVPLADLERIANISETGLGGRIDGFFDAWKELSSDPASSAARDGVLQGGEMLATAFNQAADELEGVRRGIDDTLEGKIDAINGQLQEVADLNLRISSLQAAGQSAPADRDRRDQLLESLSSSLGIQHFDAGSGMVAVHLPGGLPPLVQEGEALALEANRSGDALQLQLKAGDRVHDLGVDNLGGEAGGLLEVRDQVLPGVQNDLDKLAYSLATGVNAVHAAGTDPSGAAGGAFFAVPAAPAPPADPWEGAAGSLATALSDTGQVAAGTSSASGDNTNALAMMALEDAPSVDGSTSFGRFYADMASRVGTEVSQNQLSLQGSGDALLQLQNFRDAQVGVSVEEEMVSLIQFQTGFEASAKFLATVDEMMDSLLNI
- the csrA gene encoding carbon storage regulator CsrA, whose product is MLVLTRKVGEGIVIGDDIKVTVVEIKGGGIRIGIDAPRDRKVYRQEIFDKICQENKEATQWSMDDLDVLSVTLAAKDGSK
- the flgL gene encoding flagellar hook-associated protein FlgL, whose protein sequence is MKVTNASTYRTLLGQLERNGTRLNELRLTAVSGKKLVRPSDDPGAVRSLLAARSDIRGTERYIETMGSALDRLQFTDDQLDRGGDVLIRAKELAIGSLNGALSAEDRQSMAEEVGHLRQELLGVANAEMGGRYLFGGFRDDAPPFGDAPPHAYGGDGGALNLEIGPGEQVRVNAPGDELFKNGVDLFALLEGFEADLRADDTAGIQGRLGDLDAGMEQLRSERSRLGSTAARIEEARGHMEGVKVDMQMVLSRIEDADIVETISSLTQQEAAYEAALSVT
- a CDS encoding flagellar basal body L-ring protein FlgH; protein product: MKALIFLSPLLLLPLCGCALHGEARHEQVLPPTITEVVIEPPTPTTAGSLWTEGRGGLFYDLKARRVGDILTVAIFEQASASKEAKTSAGRKSTAKAGLANFFGLEKNLATLNGAIDPTSLIDTSYENDFEGSGRTSRKEDLVATLSTQVVEVLPNGNLRIEGKKTVTVNNEEQIVKLSGLIRQADISSSNVVNSQSILDARIAYTGKGVLSDKQKQGWLVRLLDHTWPF
- the flgG gene encoding flagellar basal-body rod protein FlgG; protein product: MIRALWTAATGMEAQQINMDVIANNLANVNSTGFKKSRADFQDILYQTARTAGTTATPGVEIPTGVQVGLGSKVAAVQKIFTVGDIHKTGGELDVAIEGSGFFQVTDPAGDTVYSRSGAFKKDSTGRLVTSEGYPVFPEIVIPANATQVAIGEYGAVEVFLDGENSPTQVGTLDLVRFSNPAGLKSLGRNLFAETPTTGNPTSGLPGEEGFGTLAQGFLEGSNVSIMEEMVNMIAGQRAYEVNSKAIKTADEMLQMTNNLTR
- a CDS encoding rod-binding protein, translated to MNLNLDPSLLLNMATTKVSPEKSGQDPKALRNTCQEFEAIFVQQLFKGMRSTVPEGGLMENGMKGEVFRDMMDMEIARSAASGKGLGIAEALYRQLLDAPTESD
- the flgM gene encoding flagellar biosynthesis anti-sigma factor FlgM is translated as MTSKILGNKGITPIDGVKRTRKVEVPKDDGQQTAKDRVAFSSVLQEVNKAKEPTAGSDAERADKVAALKEQIGNGTYKPDLEKVAESVLKFLSEQESS
- the flgA gene encoding flagellar basal body P-ring formation chaperone FlgA, which translates into the protein MPRIALFALFLSLAGSVALGQEVRLTKIAGAGGGDTRIGPDRIEQILQAYLEEHREELPPASVRFRSLTLPDPFTLPAGRLSTQVIPSDPAILGSRRFTLIFRVDGRVVKNLSLRAELEALAPVVVAASDLRRGAELSRDDIVLSERNLVDLREPCFDPEELLGKRLRRSVRAGVPVSRGTVEFPPMVRRGETITISAARGALRLTALGEARQDGREGEFVRVRNNSSRKEIQCRVVAPGLAEVEF
- a CDS encoding flagellar basal body P-ring protein FlgI, with the translated sequence MRSVFNKTTVLALAALLLFSVAAHATRIKDIARLEGVRDNQLVGYGLVVGLNGSGDSASTQFTVQSLVNMMERLGVTVDRDQVKVDNVAAVIVTAQLPPFARAGSTIDVLVSSVGDSENLAGGTLLMTPLRGPDGNTFAVAQGPLVVGSLAFGGEAAKVQTNHPTVGRIPGGALVEREVPFALGDLQSLTYRLKNAYFTTMSRMNLAVNTAFGPETAAAVDGGTLRVKIPAAFAGRTVDFVAALESLDVVPDSLARIVVNERTGTIVMGEDVRISTVAVSHSNLSLVISESAQVSQPNAFGEGKTVVVPDTGIEVSEQDSSLVVMKRGVSIGDVAGALNAIGATPRDIIAIFQAIKAAGALHAELVIL